The DNA sequence AGATCGGCTCGCTGTTCGCCGACCCGGGCGGCCCCGGCGCCTCGGGCACCTCCTTCGTCGCGCGCCAGGCCTCCACCTGGGCCACCAACGGCCTGGGCGACCGGTTCGACCTGGTCGGGTTCGACCCGCGCGGCACCGGCGCCAGCCAGCCGCGGATCCAGTGCCTCACCGACGCCGAGAACGACGAGGAGCGCACGAAGGTCTTCGCCGACCCCTCGCCCGCCGGGATCGCCGCCGCCGAGGCCGACAGCCGTCAGTTCGCCGAGCGCTGCACCCAGCGCACCGGCGCCGACGTGCTGGCCAACGTGGGCACCCGCGACGTCGCGAAGGACATGGACGTCATGCGGGCCGCCGTCGGCGACCAGAAGATGACCTACGCCGGATTCTCCTACGGCACCGAGCTCGGCACCGCCTACGCCGAGGCGTTCCCGCAGAACGTCCGCGCGCTGCTGCTCGACGGCGCGATCGACCCCACGCAGTCGACCATCGACTCCACGGTGAAGCAGAACGCCGGGTTCCAGCTCGCGTTCGACAACTTCGCCAAGGACTGCACCAGCCGCCCCGGCTGCCCGCTGGGCACCGACCCCGCGAAGGCGACCCAGGCGTTCCAGGCGATCATGCGCCCGTTGATCGACCGGCCCGCGCGGGTGGGCGACGGGCGCATCCTGAGCTTCTCCGACGCCCAGACCGGGGTCAGCCAGGCGCTGTACGTGTCCCAGCTGTGGCCGGCGCTGCAGCAGGGGATCTCGCAGGTCGCGAACGGCAACGGCGACCTGCTGATGCGCCTGGCCGACCTCTACTACGAGCGCGACGAGCAGGGCCGCTACTCCAACATGCTGCAGGCCTTCCAGGCGATCAGCTGTGTCAACCAGCCGGCGATCACGGAGCCGTCGGAGGCACTGGAGCTGGCGAAGCGGGCCGACGAGGCCGCCCCGTTCCGCTCCACCGGCCGCGGCCCGGTCGGCGCCCGCGACGCGTGTGCGTTCTGGCCGGTCCCGCCCACCAGCGAGCCGCACACGCCGAAGGTCGACGGGCTCCCGCCGGTCGTCGTGGTGTCGGTCACCGGTGACCCGGCCACGCCGTACCAGGCCGGGGTCGACCTGGCGCAGCAGCTGAACGGCAGCCTGATCAAGGTCAACGGCAACCAGCACACCGCATCGCTGCAGGGTGACGCGTGCACCGACAAGCTCGCGATCGACTATCTGGTGAACCTCACGCTCCCGCCGCAGGGCGCGGAGTGCACGCTCGCGCCCAGCTGAGGGCCGTGGCCGGGGGTGTGCGGGCGACCACGACCGGGTCGGCCGCACACCCCCGAAACATCCGTGTAACACGGGCTTCCTAGGCTCCGCCGCATGGACCGCCAGCAGGAGTTCGTGCTCCGCACACTCGAGGAACGCGACATCCGTTTCGTCCGTCTCTGGTTCACGGACGTGCTCGGCTACCTCAAGTCGGTGGCGGTGGCCCCGGCCGAGCTGGAGGGCGCCTTCGCCGAGGGCATCGGCTTCGACGGCTCGGCCATCGAGGGTTTCGCGCGCGTCTACGAGTCCGACATGGTCGCCAAGCCCGACCCGTCGACGTTCCAGGTCCTGCCCTGGGAGACCGCCTCGGGCGAGCACTACTCGGCGCGGATGTTCTGCGACATCGCCATGCCCGACGGGTCGCCGTCCTGGGCCGACCCGCGGCACGTGCTGACCCGCGCGCTGAACAAGGCCGGTGAGGCCGGGTTCACCTGCTACGTGCACCCGGAGATCGAGTTCTACCTGCTCCGCGACCTGCCCGGCGACGGCAGCCGGCCCGTCCCGGCGGACTCCGGCGGCTACTTCGACCAGGCCAGCCACGACGTCGCCCCGCACTTCCGGCGCAACACCATCGAGACGCTGGAGTCGATGGGCATCTCGGTGGAGTTCTCCCACCACGAGGGCGGCCCCGGCCAGCAGGAGATCGACCTGCGCTACGCCGACGCGCTGACCATGGCCGACAACCTCATGACTTTCCGCTACGTCGTGAAGGAGGTCGCGCTCACCCAGGACGTGCGGGCCTCGTTCATGCCCAAGCCGTTCTCCGAGCACCCCGGCTCGGCGATGCACACGCACTTCTCGCTCTTCGAGGGCGACCACAACGCCTTCCACGACCCGGACGACCCCTACGAGCTGTCCGCGACCGGCAAGGCGTTCGTCGCCGGGGTGCTCAAGCACGCCCGGGAGATCACCGCCGTCACCAACCAGTGGGTCAACTCCTACAAGCGCCTCATCACCGGCGGCGAGGCCCCGACCGCGGTCTCCTGGGGCCACGCGAACCGCTCCGCGCTGGTCCGGGTCCCGATGTACTCGCCGGGCAAGTC is a window from the Pseudonocardia sp. HH130629-09 genome containing:
- a CDS encoding glutamine synthetase family protein encodes the protein MDRQQEFVLRTLEERDIRFVRLWFTDVLGYLKSVAVAPAELEGAFAEGIGFDGSAIEGFARVYESDMVAKPDPSTFQVLPWETASGEHYSARMFCDIAMPDGSPSWADPRHVLTRALNKAGEAGFTCYVHPEIEFYLLRDLPGDGSRPVPADSGGYFDQASHDVAPHFRRNTIETLESMGISVEFSHHEGGPGQQEIDLRYADALTMADNLMTFRYVVKEVALTQDVRASFMPKPFSEHPGSAMHTHFSLFEGDHNAFHDPDDPYELSATGKAFVAGVLKHAREITAVTNQWVNSYKRLITGGEAPTAVSWGHANRSALVRVPMYSPGKSSSRRVEVRTLDSACNPYLAYAVILGAGLTGIQKGYELPPPTEDDVWALTDTERRALGYELLPQNLTEALDVMEKSELVAEYLGEHVFDFFLRNKRSEWDAYRRNVTPHELATYLPVL
- a CDS encoding alpha/beta hydrolase — translated: MLRRLLRPRAHRPEAPAPAGRRMRPAALAVLGAATLVLVGACADAGTGDRSQAAQNPPELAQFYDQQLQWGPCADYAPTAADAQTYADPQFDCTRVTVPQDYAQPGDGKTMQIALLRKKATGAKIGSLFADPGGPGASGTSFVARQASTWATNGLGDRFDLVGFDPRGTGASQPRIQCLTDAENDEERTKVFADPSPAGIAAAEADSRQFAERCTQRTGADVLANVGTRDVAKDMDVMRAAVGDQKMTYAGFSYGTELGTAYAEAFPQNVRALLLDGAIDPTQSTIDSTVKQNAGFQLAFDNFAKDCTSRPGCPLGTDPAKATQAFQAIMRPLIDRPARVGDGRILSFSDAQTGVSQALYVSQLWPALQQGISQVANGNGDLLMRLADLYYERDEQGRYSNMLQAFQAISCVNQPAITEPSEALELAKRADEAAPFRSTGRGPVGARDACAFWPVPPTSEPHTPKVDGLPPVVVVSVTGDPATPYQAGVDLAQQLNGSLIKVNGNQHTASLQGDACTDKLAIDYLVNLTLPPQGAECTLAPS